TTCTTCAAGCATTGCTTCGAGGTCCATGATGTCGTCATCCTCGCCAGCCGTCTCTTCCACGAGATCGTCCAACTCGATAGCATCGTCGTCTTCGACTTCAGGTTCGGCCTTGACGTCATTTACCTCAGCGATGTCTTCCACCAGAGCTTCCAGATCGTCGGCGTCTTCACCTACGGTCTTGAGAGGCGCCTCATCAGGACTTGTGGCCGCGTCTTGTTCGGCTATGACATCGTCAAGCAGGATCGGATCATCAGCCTGATCGTCTTCGGCCAGTTCGTCCAGCACGATCAGGTCGTCATCATCGGCGTCCTGGCCGCTCTCCTCAACAACGTCGTCAAGGGCGACAGGGCCTTCATTCTCGTCAGCGGGCAGTCCCTCTTCTTCAAGATCATCGGAAAAAAGGTCTTCCAATTCCTGCTCGAAATCCGCATCCACGGAATCGGGATCAAGACCATCGCTCTCGGCAACGGGCTCATTCAAAAGATCATTCACGTCGACGTTTTCATCGGTGGGAGGCGGGGGTGCCGGGGTCATGGTTACCTCCGGGGAGCAGGTTTAAAAAAAGGGGAGCTGTCTTGAGCAGCCCCCCTTGAATCCAGCCTAGAGGCTTACTTGTGGCATTCCTTGCAGGCAACGGGAACTGCCTTGCCGGCCTTCTTATTCGTTTTGTGGCAGGCGAGACAGGAAGCGTCGGACGCCTTGCTGTGGAAAGCGGCGTAGAAGCCCTTGGGGTCTTTCTTGGCAGCCTTGCTGGCATCTGCATGACAGCCTTCAACGGCACAGCCCTTCACATCGTCCTTGCTGGTGGACTTGTGATGGCAGACCAGACAGTCCAGGCCACCGTCAACATGTTTCTTGTGCGGGAAGCTCACGGCCGATTTGGTCGCTTCAGCACCTGCGGGAACCTCCATGGTGATGACGTCTGCGGGTGCGGTGCCGGCGATAACGGCAGGCAGCGCGAAGACACACACCAAGGCGGCAACCATCAGGCTGATGATCAGAGATTTCTTCATTTACCTAATTCCTCCTGTTG
This region of Pseudodesulfovibrio sp. S3 genomic DNA includes:
- a CDS encoding cytochrome c3 family protein, producing MKKSLIISLMVAALVCVFALPAVIAGTAPADVITMEVPAGAEATKSAVSFPHKKHVDGGLDCLVCHHKSTSKDDVKGCAVEGCHADASKAAKKDPKGFYAAFHSKASDASCLACHKTNKKAGKAVPVACKECHK